In the genome of Deltaproteobacteria bacterium, the window AACTTTGCCAAGCTGCTGCGGTGGGCAGCCGCTTTTTTGCGTCTAATTTTCCAATGGCTTTCTAATTATCAAAGAACCATCTCTTACGGTAACGCTTTATCAAAATAGACTTTTTCAGAACCGACTACAAAGCGTATTGACATCGACGGTGTCGTTTCCTATACTGCCGCTCCCTGAGTGTGGCTTTGCACAATACATGGTGTGTGGCGTCATCCATGGGGACAGGATTGCGAGATTTTATCCGGCTGCGGAATTCCATTGCCTTTGTGGGGCTTGAATATAAAAGGAGGTCGATAAAGAATAACCGGTGAACGAAATATCCCGAATGAAGCGTAACAGAGCGGCTGTCATTATTCCGGTTTACAACCACGAAGAAAAAGTGGAAGAGGTCATCAGGCAGGCAATGGATCTGTTCCTACCTATTTTTATTGTCGATGACGGATCCACCGACGCCACTTACGAGCGGATTAAGGACATTCCAGGCATCACCGTCCTCCGTCACGCGAAGAACATGGGCAAGGGAGCCGCCCTTATGACGGGCTTTTCCGCCGCCGCCCGTACATCCGAATGGGCGATTACCGTGGACGCCGATGGTCAGCACAACCCGGCGGACGCCTGGAATCTGTTCCGCGTTGTACCCACCGAACAGCGACCCATTGTCGTCGGGTATCGCAAGGGTATGGGGCGTCGTCATGTTCCCCTCGCCAGCCGTTTCGGCCGGGGTTTTTCGAACTTTTGGGTTCGGACATCCGGTGGTCCCTCCCTCCGGGACACCCAGAGCGGTTTCAGACTCTACCCCCTACCTGACATATTGTATGTCCCGGCAGACGGCCGACGCTTCCAGTATGAAGTGGAAATCCTGGTTCGGGCCAGGTGGCGGGGGATGCCCGTTCTGGAAGCCCCGGTCGGCGTCACCTATGCTCCCCGCGGGGAGCGCGTATCTCATTACCGGGGATTTGTCGATTTCTTCAGAAACGCCTCCACATTCAGCCGCTTGATTATCCTGCGGTGGTTCATTCTGCCTTTTGTCAGGATCAGGGGATGCTGAGGTATCGGCCGCGTCTTTTTCGCTGGATTCTGGCGATACTGATTTTCCTGTCTGTCGCGGTGCTTTTTACCGTCGGCGTTTATCGGCTCCACTTCGATACCGACGTTTTGAACGCCCTTCCCCAGAATGACCCTGTGCTGGTCGATGGTCGTTATGTTTTCCGACATCACCCCGTTCAGGGTCGTATTGTGGTTGATCTGGGTCAGCCTGAGGGCGATACGGAACGGCTTGTCGCCGCCGCCGGATTGATCGAACGACGGATGAGGGAAAGCGGCCTGTTTCGCCGGGTTGGACTCGAATCGATGGGTCGGCTCTTGCCGGAGCTTCTCCGCCACACGGTTGACCACCTGCCCCTGCTTTTCAGCGCGGAAGAGTTGGAGCGACAGGTTGCGCCCCTGCTGACGTTGGAACAGGTTAGACATACACTGAGCGAGCATATCCAGTCTTTTCGTAGTCTGGAAGGGATCGGCCAGTCCGCTCTGATTGCCGACGATCCTCTGGACTTCAGAAACCTTGTTTTATCCCGTTTGTCCGGACTATCCCCTTCAGAAGGGGCCACGATACATCGCGGTCAGCTACTCTCGCCTGACAGGATGCATCTGCTCATTGTCGCAGAACCCGTCAAGTCCGGAATGGACACCCGCTTTGCCCGCCAGATCGCACTTTTCATGGAGCAGACAGCTCAAGAAATCACAGAACACTATGGCAGGGAAAGCGGCTTGGCCTTGACCCCGGTCGGCGCCTACCGGGCGGCTCTTGACAACGAGATCAACGCGAAAAAAAACATCCGGCGGGCAATCA includes:
- a CDS encoding glycosyltransferase family 2 protein; its protein translation is MKRNRAAVIIPVYNHEEKVEEVIRQAMDLFLPIFIVDDGSTDATYERIKDIPGITVLRHAKNMGKGAALMTGFSAAARTSEWAITVDADGQHNPADAWNLFRVVPTEQRPIVVGYRKGMGRRHVPLASRFGRGFSNFWVRTSGGPSLRDTQSGFRLYPLPDILYVPADGRRFQYEVEILVRARWRGMPVLEAPVGVTYAPRGERVSHYRGFVDFFRNASTFSRLIILRWFILPFVRIRGC